A genomic stretch from Setaria viridis chromosome 1, Setaria_viridis_v4.0, whole genome shotgun sequence includes:
- the LOC117837782 gene encoding uncharacterized protein yields MARDEGSTKRSVEKKQAPGEEDASLKKGSWTAEEDEKLVGHVQRHGEGNWDKVRRKTGLRRCGKSCRLRWTNHLRPDLKRGAMSPEEELLFLRLHALLGNKWARIAAHLPGRTDNEIKNYWNTRMKRRERAGLPLYPPEVEHEVALIRAGGPNTILDAGADDRVKPQERPPFLFDAADPLTLLSLPPPASDSPAAIYHFGMAAREPRPLPSIDDLKIDPSNYLPLAPLLPPMAHRELPSIQSAAIATGATLETAFLCDPEHQQVAAAASLVNFGTMPGLVSHENIDSSGPSGGRSSRSEGGDTPLHCTQEEGLLNLGGKRGCLSGELSMAFSLNPLFILVKW; encoded by the exons ATGGCGCGTGATGAAGGGAGCACGAAGAGATCCGTAGAGAAGAAGCAGGCACCGGGGGAGGAGGACGCTAGCCTGAAGAAAGGCTCGTGGACGGCCGAGGAAGACGAGAAGCTGGTCGGCCATGTGCAGCGCCACGGGGAAGGGAATTGGGACAAGGTGCGCCGGAAGACGGGCCTGCGGCGctgcggcaagagctgccggCTGCGGTGGACGAACCACCTCCGTCCGGACCTCAAGCGGGGCGCCatgtcgccggaggaggagctcctcttcctccgcctccacgcACTCCTCGGCAACAAGTGGGCGCGCATCGCCGCGCAT CTGCCAGGGAGGacggacaacgagatcaagaactatTGGAACACGCGGATGAAGCGGCGTGAGCGCGCCGGCCTCCCGCTGTACCCTCCGGAGGTCGAGCACGAGGTTGCCCTCATCCGCGCCGGCGGTCCCAACACCATCctggacgccggcgccgacgaccgCGTCAAACCCCAAGAGCGGCCGCCGTTCCTCTTCGACGCGGCCGATCCACTCACCTTGCTGTCACTGCCGCCACCGGCCTCGGACTCACCGGCGGCGATCTACCACTTCGGCATGGCCGCGCGGGAGCCGCGGCCGCTCCCCTCCATCGACGACCTGAAGATCGACCCCAGCAATTATTTGCCACTGGCACCGTTGTTGCCGCCCATGGCGCACCGGGAGCTCCCTTCGATCCAATCAGCAGCGATCGCCACCGGCGCGACGCTCGAGACGGCGTTCCTCTGCGATCCGGAACATCAGCAggtggccgcggccgccagCCTGGTAAACTTTGGAACCATGCCCGGGTTGGTCAGCCACGAGAACATCGACTCGTCGGGGCCCTCCGGTGGCCGTAGCAGCCGATCGGAAGGCGGTGACACCCCTTTGCACTGCACCCAAGAAGAGGGGCTCCTCAACCTTGGCGGCAAACGCGGCTGCCTCTCCGGTGAGCTCTCGATGGCCTTCTCTCTGAATCCACTTTTTATCTTGGTTAAGTGGTGA